One Methylosinus sp. C49 DNA segment encodes these proteins:
- a CDS encoding glycosyltransferase family 2 protein yields the protein MNSKLQILIPLAGESIFFDPSEYHFPKPLIDIDGETMIEHVLAPLKRAVPDARFIFLVCREDVVKFSLDSILRLRAGENAVVIPLATSTKGALCTCLLAVDALDKDAPLLVCNGDQVLDVDIATILASFEASSGAAGVVTFRSVHPRWSYVRLDNNGDVVQAAEKSVISEHAIAGLYYFRKAQDFIDAAMATIIADDKVGDQFFIAPSLNQLILKNRRIVNIPIPSTDYYSFYSPQKVKDFVDLRLRSRRSGAVVPRVTVVVPAAGEGSRFAKSGWARPKPFIDVAGRPMIEHVLQNVKLADSRTIVLVRKEHTYGQDSIINRLSEHSEIVSVDRLTEGTLCTIMLARRLFNDEDSILVANSDQVVEFSVDHYVQDCIDRNLDGSILVFQDAACDPKWSFARLDTGGLVLEVAEKKPISNLATVGIYFFRRARDLLNATIDMFVENDRINNEFYTCPVYNHMIRNGARIGVYEIPAAAMHGLGTPSDLHAYLTKIGAPASADAPR from the coding sequence ATGAACTCGAAGCTTCAGATTTTAATACCGCTAGCTGGCGAGTCTATCTTCTTCGATCCAAGCGAATACCATTTCCCTAAGCCGTTGATTGATATCGATGGCGAGACGATGATCGAACACGTCCTAGCACCTCTGAAAAGAGCAGTTCCTGACGCGCGTTTCATTTTCCTTGTCTGTCGGGAGGACGTCGTCAAATTCTCCCTCGATTCTATTCTTCGACTGCGGGCTGGCGAGAATGCAGTAGTTATTCCGCTCGCGACGTCGACAAAAGGCGCTCTTTGTACCTGCCTATTGGCAGTCGACGCGCTGGATAAGGACGCGCCTTTGCTGGTCTGCAATGGCGATCAGGTTCTTGATGTCGACATAGCTACCATACTGGCGAGCTTCGAGGCATCATCCGGGGCGGCCGGTGTCGTTACTTTCCGTTCAGTGCACCCCCGCTGGTCCTACGTTCGTCTTGACAATAATGGGGATGTTGTTCAGGCAGCAGAAAAGTCCGTGATCAGTGAGCATGCTATCGCTGGTCTATACTATTTTAGGAAAGCACAGGATTTTATTGACGCAGCAATGGCGACAATAATAGCAGACGACAAGGTCGGCGATCAGTTTTTTATTGCCCCAAGTCTCAATCAACTTATTTTGAAGAATAGACGTATTGTGAACATTCCGATTCCCTCGACAGATTACTATAGTTTTTACTCGCCACAAAAAGTGAAAGATTTCGTCGATCTGCGATTGCGCTCTCGTCGCTCGGGAGCCGTCGTTCCCCGAGTGACGGTCGTGGTGCCTGCTGCGGGAGAAGGCAGCAGATTCGCAAAATCGGGGTGGGCGCGACCGAAGCCGTTTATAGACGTCGCTGGTCGACCTATGATCGAACACGTCCTTCAAAATGTAAAGCTGGCTGACTCAAGGACAATTGTGCTTGTCCGAAAAGAGCATACCTATGGCCAAGATTCTATCATTAACCGTCTCTCGGAACACTCAGAGATAGTTTCTGTCGACCGTCTTACCGAGGGTACGCTTTGCACTATCATGCTCGCGCGCCGATTGTTCAACGACGAAGACTCTATCTTGGTTGCAAACTCAGATCAGGTCGTCGAGTTCTCGGTCGACCATTATGTCCAGGATTGTATCGACCGTAACCTAGATGGCTCCATCCTTGTATTTCAAGATGCCGCTTGCGACCCCAAGTGGTCGTTTGCTCGTCTTGACACAGGCGGCCTTGTATTGGAGGTTGCGGAAAAAAAGCCGATTTCGAATCTTGCAACTGTTGGGATATACTTTTTCCGTCGTGCGCGAGATTTGTTAAATGCAACGATTGATATGTTCGTAGAGAACGACAGAATTAACAACGAATTTTATACATGTCCAGTTTATAATCATATGATCCGGAATGGCGCTCGAATCGGCGTATATGAGATTCCGGCAGCAGCAATGCACGGGCTCGGCACCCCATCTGATCTTCATGCCTATCTGACCAAAATTGGTGCGCCCGCATCCGCCGATGCGCCGCGTTGA
- a CDS encoding 4Fe-4S dicluster domain-containing protein, with amino-acid sequence MALKIIASQCTVCGACEFDCPTAAIRMKGDTYIIDPKKCTECDGESPHCAEVCPVPDTCVPA; translated from the coding sequence ATGGCCTTGAAGATTATCGCGTCGCAATGCACCGTCTGCGGCGCCTGCGAGTTCGACTGTCCGACCGCCGCCATTCGCATGAAGGGCGACACCTATATCATCGACCCCAAGAAGTGCACGGAATGCGACGGCGAGTCTCCGCATTGCGCCGAGGTTTGTCCGGTTCCCGACACTTGCGTCCCCGCGTGA
- a CDS encoding PLP-dependent transferase produces MPIDSKHPETLALHAGWRSDPATGAVAPPIYQTTSYQFRDTEHAANLFALKELGNIYTRIGNPTTGILEERLAALEGGVAALALSSGQAASAFALQNLARAGDNVVASTDLYGGTWNLFANTLKDQGLEVRFVDPSDPENFRRATDDRTRAYYAETLPNPKLTVFPIAEVAAIGREYGVPLIADNTAAPLLVKPLEHGAAIVVYSTTKYIGGHGTSIGGAIIDGGNFDWEKFPERQPALNTPDASYHGAVWVEAVKPLGPVAYIIKARTTLLRDLGSAVSPFNAFLTLQGIETLPLRIERHVSNAQAVADFLSKRAEVTKVIHPSRQSGAERERADKYLKGKYGALVGFELAGGLEAGRRFIDALKLFYHVANIGDARSLAIHPATTTHSQLSPEAQLATGVTPGYVRLAIGIEHIDDILADLDSALKAAA; encoded by the coding sequence ATGCCGATCGACAGCAAGCATCCCGAGACACTGGCCCTCCACGCCGGCTGGCGTTCCGATCCGGCGACCGGCGCCGTCGCGCCGCCCATCTATCAGACGACCTCCTACCAGTTCCGCGACACGGAGCACGCCGCAAATCTCTTCGCGCTCAAGGAGCTGGGCAATATCTACACGCGCATCGGCAATCCGACGACCGGCATCCTCGAGGAGCGTCTCGCCGCGCTCGAGGGCGGCGTCGCGGCGCTGGCGCTTTCTTCCGGCCAAGCGGCCTCGGCTTTCGCGCTGCAAAATCTGGCGCGCGCCGGCGACAATGTCGTCGCCTCCACCGATCTTTATGGCGGCACTTGGAATCTCTTCGCCAATACGCTGAAGGACCAGGGCCTCGAGGTGCGCTTCGTCGATCCGAGCGACCCGGAGAATTTCCGCCGCGCCACCGACGATCGTACGCGCGCCTATTACGCCGAGACGCTGCCCAATCCCAAGCTCACCGTCTTCCCCATTGCGGAAGTCGCGGCGATCGGCCGCGAATATGGCGTTCCGCTCATTGCCGACAATACCGCTGCGCCGCTATTGGTGAAGCCGCTCGAGCATGGCGCGGCGATCGTCGTCTATTCGACGACCAAATATATCGGCGGCCATGGCACGTCGATCGGCGGCGCCATCATCGACGGCGGCAATTTCGATTGGGAGAAGTTTCCCGAGCGTCAGCCCGCGCTCAACACGCCGGACGCGAGCTATCACGGCGCCGTCTGGGTGGAGGCGGTCAAGCCGCTCGGCCCCGTCGCCTATATCATCAAGGCGCGCACGACATTGCTGCGCGATCTCGGCTCCGCGGTTTCGCCCTTCAACGCCTTTCTCACTCTGCAGGGCATAGAGACTCTGCCGCTGCGCATAGAGCGTCACGTCTCCAATGCGCAGGCGGTCGCGGATTTTCTGTCGAAGCGCGCCGAGGTGACGAAGGTCATTCATCCCTCGCGCCAGAGCGGCGCGGAGCGCGAGCGCGCCGATAAATATCTGAAGGGAAAATATGGCGCGCTGGTCGGCTTCGAGCTCGCCGGCGGCCTCGAGGCCGGCCGGCGCTTCATCGATGCGCTGAAGCTCTTCTATCATGTCGCCAATATCGGCGACGCGCGCAGCCTCGCGATCCATCCGGCGACGACGACGCATTCGCAGCTGTCGCCGGAAGCGCAGCTCGCGACCGGCGTCACGCCCGGCTATGTGCGTCTCGCCATCGGCATAGAGCATATCGACGATATTCTCGCCGATCTCGATTCCGCGCTGAAGGCCGCGGCCTGA
- a CDS encoding cytochrome P450: MFHDPDFTPFTPREKPSYLAVTRNYLENYAPEAYRTDFFTAKGLWPFFPRMHYVVKPELIEELLVSRAEAFRRDDIAAAALRGPIEGDTLFFSEGAEWKWQRRAISPAFRYENILALVPFFVRCAQAQAEEWRRLGGGAEVDITEAMSRTTFAVIEKAVFGASESFDGERFIAALRPVLGSFAWRMLAVMFRLPPDWTPYPGLLSARAGSRFVHEETVKLLAERRARKEETRDILGLLLSAKDPESGRVMTDAELVANLHGFLLAGHETSAVALAWTFWLLAKDQASQQRAREEAERVAGDGEITPETVENLAFTRQVLQESMRLFPPFAALGRQPREDTTLGPYRVGAKEPIYVLTWCLHRHEKLWEQPTAFDPDRFSPERAKARHRYAYLPFGAGPRICVGMGFALTEMATIVATLLREFRFETVPGHRLELAPTFAMRPKGALPLRLTPLAKHAPAQRAAHDAGVS, from the coding sequence ATGTTTCACGATCCCGATTTCACCCCCTTCACGCCGCGCGAGAAGCCGTCCTATCTGGCGGTGACGCGCAATTACCTCGAGAATTACGCGCCCGAGGCCTATCGCACCGATTTTTTCACCGCCAAAGGCCTGTGGCCCTTTTTCCCGCGCATGCACTATGTCGTGAAACCGGAGCTGATCGAGGAGTTGCTGGTCTCGCGCGCCGAGGCCTTTCGCCGCGACGACATCGCCGCCGCGGCGCTGCGCGGGCCGATCGAGGGCGACACGCTCTTCTTCTCGGAAGGCGCGGAATGGAAATGGCAGCGGCGCGCCATTTCGCCGGCCTTTCGCTACGAAAATATTCTGGCGCTGGTTCCCTTCTTCGTCCGCTGCGCGCAGGCGCAGGCCGAAGAGTGGCGGCGTCTCGGCGGCGGCGCCGAGGTGGACATCACCGAGGCCATGTCGCGCACGACCTTCGCCGTCATCGAGAAGGCGGTGTTCGGCGCCTCGGAGAGTTTCGACGGCGAGCGCTTCATCGCGGCGCTGCGGCCGGTGCTCGGCAGCTTCGCCTGGCGCATGCTGGCCGTGATGTTCCGCCTGCCGCCGGATTGGACGCCCTATCCGGGCCTGCTCTCGGCGCGCGCCGGCTCGCGCTTCGTGCATGAGGAGACGGTGAAGCTGCTCGCCGAGCGCCGCGCCCGGAAAGAGGAGACGCGAGATATTCTCGGCCTTCTGCTCTCGGCCAAGGACCCGGAGAGCGGGCGCGTGATGACCGACGCGGAGCTCGTCGCCAATCTCCACGGCTTTCTGCTCGCCGGCCATGAGACCTCCGCCGTCGCGCTGGCCTGGACCTTCTGGCTGCTGGCCAAGGATCAGGCGAGCCAGCAACGCGCCCGCGAGGAGGCGGAGCGCGTCGCCGGAGACGGCGAGATCACGCCGGAGACGGTCGAAAATCTCGCCTTCACGCGGCAGGTCCTGCAGGAGTCGATGCGGCTCTTCCCGCCCTTCGCCGCGCTCGGCCGCCAGCCGCGCGAGGACACGACGCTCGGCCCCTATCGCGTGGGCGCGAAGGAGCCCATCTATGTGCTGACCTGGTGCCTGCATCGGCACGAGAAGCTGTGGGAGCAGCCGACCGCCTTCGACCCCGACCGCTTCTCGCCGGAGCGGGCGAAGGCGCGCCATCGCTACGCCTATCTGCCCTTCGGCGCCGGGCCGCGCATCTGCGTCGGCATGGGCTTCGCGCTGACGGAGATGGCGACCATCGTCGCGACGCTGCTGCGCGAGTTCCGCTTCGAGACCGTCCCCGGCCATCGTCTGGAGCTGGCGCCGACCTTCGCCATGCGGCCGAAAGGCGCGCTGCCGCTGCGCCTGACGCCGCTCGCGAAACATGCGCCGGCCCAGCGGGCGGCGCATGACGCAGGGGTTTCGTGA
- a CDS encoding acyl-CoA dehydrogenase family protein → MSATETTSTNWLPDAKAAFASVEALYGRALAAVRARVTKDGKLSNELIEVEQHAAHGLSWFATYVQGLRELLAYADRLQAEGAYGEVENLLTRIAFAEYLAQVFGGIPMSQGEFVRLSDFGLSPADVAAAHIPQVDSLIASGLTSANRARLAELIDHNGAAETIGATGLDETLEAIRSEMRKFAGDNVTPHAHEWHLKNDYIPLEVISGLAELGVFGLTIPEEYGGSGLGKIAMCVVSEELSRAYIGVGSLGTRSEIAGELILVGGTEEQKQKYLPKIATGEILPTAVFTEPNNGSDLANLRTRATREGDVYKVVGNKTWITHPVRADVMTLLVRTNPNEKGYKGLSMLLAEKPRGTDETPFPAKGMTGGEIEVLGYRGMKEFEIGFDNFEVPAENLLGGEEGKGFKQLMETFESARIQTAARALGVAQAALDLGLRYAKERVQFGKPLFAFPRVFDKIVTMAIEIHVARQITYFAAREKDEGKRCDLEAGMAKLLGARVAWAAADDALQIHGGNGFALEYPVSRVLCDARILNIFEGAAEIQAQVIARRLLEG, encoded by the coding sequence ATGAGCGCGACCGAGACCACCTCCACGAACTGGCTGCCCGACGCCAAGGCGGCTTTCGCCTCCGTGGAGGCGCTTTACGGCCGCGCGCTCGCCGCCGTCCGCGCCCGCGTCACCAAGGACGGCAAGCTCTCCAATGAGCTGATCGAGGTGGAGCAGCACGCCGCGCACGGCCTCTCCTGGTTCGCCACCTATGTGCAGGGCCTGCGCGAGCTGCTCGCCTACGCCGACCGGCTCCAGGCCGAGGGCGCCTATGGCGAGGTGGAGAATCTGCTCACCCGCATCGCCTTCGCCGAATATCTGGCGCAGGTCTTCGGCGGCATTCCGATGAGCCAGGGCGAATTCGTCCGCCTCTCCGATTTCGGCCTCTCGCCCGCCGATGTCGCCGCCGCCCATATTCCGCAGGTGGACAGCCTCATCGCCTCCGGCCTCACCAGCGCCAATCGCGCCCGCCTCGCCGAGCTGATCGACCACAACGGCGCCGCCGAGACGATCGGCGCCACCGGCCTCGACGAGACGCTGGAGGCCATCCGCAGCGAGATGCGCAAATTCGCCGGCGACAATGTCACGCCGCATGCGCATGAGTGGCATTTGAAGAACGACTATATTCCGCTGGAGGTCATTTCCGGCCTCGCGGAGCTGGGCGTCTTCGGCCTCACCATTCCCGAAGAGTACGGCGGATCGGGCCTCGGCAAGATCGCCATGTGCGTCGTCTCGGAGGAGCTGTCGCGCGCTTACATCGGCGTCGGCTCGCTCGGCACGCGCTCGGAGATCGCGGGCGAGCTGATCCTCGTCGGCGGCACGGAAGAGCAGAAGCAGAAATATCTGCCCAAGATCGCCACCGGCGAAATCCTGCCTACCGCCGTCTTCACCGAGCCGAACAATGGCTCCGATCTCGCCAATCTGCGCACCCGCGCGACGCGCGAGGGCGATGTCTACAAGGTCGTCGGCAACAAGACCTGGATCACCCATCCCGTGCGCGCCGATGTGATGACGCTGCTGGTCCGCACCAATCCGAACGAGAAGGGCTACAAAGGCCTCTCCATGCTGCTCGCCGAAAAGCCGCGCGGCACGGATGAGACGCCCTTCCCGGCCAAGGGCATGACCGGCGGCGAGATCGAGGTGCTCGGCTATCGCGGCATGAAGGAGTTCGAGATCGGCTTCGACAATTTCGAGGTGCCGGCCGAAAATCTTCTCGGCGGCGAGGAGGGCAAGGGCTTCAAGCAGCTGATGGAGACCTTCGAATCCGCCCGCATTCAGACGGCGGCGCGCGCGCTCGGCGTCGCCCAGGCGGCGCTCGATCTCGGCCTGCGCTACGCCAAGGAGCGCGTGCAATTCGGCAAGCCGCTGTTCGCTTTCCCGCGCGTCTTCGACAAGATCGTCACAATGGCGATCGAGATTCACGTCGCCCGCCAGATCACCTATTTCGCCGCGCGGGAAAAAGACGAAGGCAAGCGCTGCGATCTCGAGGCCGGCATGGCCAAGCTACTCGGCGCGCGCGTCGCCTGGGCCGCGGCGGACGATGCGCTGCAGATTCACGGCGGCAATGGCTTCGCCCTGGAATATCCGGTCTCCCGCGTCCTCTGCGACGCGCGCATCCTCAATATTTTCGAGGGCGCGGCGGAGATTCAGGCGCAGGTCATCGCTAGGCGTCTGCTGGAAGGCTGA
- a CDS encoding DUF4160 domain-containing protein — MPVVFRQSGYRFFFYSNEGDPREPMHIHVLKDGCTAKFWLEPVSLAQSARLDARALRELEQIVQDRADDIGRAWREHFG; from the coding sequence ATGCCGGTTGTTTTTCGCCAGAGCGGGTACAGGTTCTTCTTCTACTCGAACGAGGGCGATCCTCGCGAGCCGATGCATATTCATGTGCTGAAGGACGGTTGCACAGCGAAGTTTTGGCTGGAGCCGGTCAGCCTCGCGCAGAGCGCGCGCCTGGATGCGCGGGCCTTGCGCGAGTTGGAACAGATCGTTCAAGATCGGGCCGACGACATCGGGAGGGCTTGGCGTGAGCATTTCGGCTAA
- a CDS encoding DUF2442 domain-containing protein gives MSISAKSVRFDDDSFWVELSDGRTLGVPLTWFPRLLHATGEQRLAFTISDEGLHWDALDEDISIPGLLAGRGDQTKRKQAAA, from the coding sequence GTGAGCATTTCGGCTAAATCCGTGCGCTTCGATGACGACAGCTTCTGGGTCGAGCTATCGGATGGGCGCACGCTCGGCGTTCCGCTCACATGGTTTCCTCGGCTGCTGCACGCGACCGGAGAGCAGCGCCTCGCTTTCACGATCAGCGACGAGGGCCTGCACTGGGACGCGCTCGACGAGGATATCTCCATACCGGGCCTGCTCGCAGGTCGCGGCGATCAGACGAAGCGCAAGCAGGCGGCCGCCTAG
- a CDS encoding host attachment family protein codes for MTNIAVHNGAWVLVGDGRRALFLQNHGDPDLLDLRVVEARVDENPPTREQGSDAPGRAYGTAGAPRSAVENADWHELEKEHFARAIAERINTAAESGELSEVVIIAPPRVLGELRQELSHKAKSKVKGELDKDLTRHPLPEIEKALAREFRAEG; via the coding sequence ATGACCAATATTGCCGTTCACAATGGGGCCTGGGTTCTCGTCGGCGACGGCCGTAGAGCCCTGTTTCTGCAAAATCACGGCGATCCCGATCTGCTCGATCTGCGCGTCGTCGAGGCGAGGGTGGACGAAAATCCGCCGACCCGCGAGCAGGGCAGCGACGCGCCGGGCCGCGCTTATGGCACGGCGGGAGCGCCGCGCAGCGCCGTGGAGAACGCCGATTGGCACGAGCTGGAAAAGGAGCATTTCGCTCGAGCGATCGCCGAGCGCATCAATACCGCCGCGGAATCCGGCGAATTGAGCGAGGTCGTCATCATCGCCCCGCCGCGCGTGCTCGGCGAGCTGCGCCAGGAGCTGAGCCATAAGGCCAAGAGCAAGGTGAAGGGCGAGCTGGACAAGGATTTGACCCGCCATCCTCTGCCCGAGATCGAGAAGGCCCTCGCGCGCGAGTTCCGCGCGGAAGGATGA
- a CDS encoding transporter substrate-binding domain-containing protein, with product MVSVTAPASAADSVVAAAPSFWDPARKLEKPDLSTIKQIRFLTEDDFPPFDFALPDGTIAGFNVDLARAICEELEITCTIQRRRWDTLVAALDENAGDAAIASFAITPEMRKKVDFTQPYYTTPGRFVVRKDSVLSGATPEALADRTIAVAADSAHEAYLKKFFPASTLATYPSAQQARTALKEGRAHAMFGDAISLAFWLNGADAADCCMFKDGPYADPAFFGDGVGVAVRRNNVALRRALDYALARVAQKGVYAELYLKYFPVGPY from the coding sequence ATGGTGTCCGTCACCGCGCCGGCCTCCGCTGCGGACAGCGTCGTCGCGGCGGCGCCCTCCTTCTGGGACCCGGCCCGCAAGCTGGAGAAGCCCGACCTCTCGACGATCAAGCAGATCCGCTTTCTCACCGAGGATGATTTTCCGCCCTTCGATTTCGCTCTGCCGGACGGAACCATCGCCGGCTTCAACGTCGATCTGGCGCGCGCCATTTGCGAGGAGCTGGAGATCACCTGCACCATTCAGCGCCGGCGCTGGGACACGCTCGTCGCCGCTCTGGACGAGAACGCCGGCGACGCCGCCATCGCCTCTTTCGCCATCACGCCCGAGATGCGCAAAAAGGTGGATTTCACCCAGCCCTATTACACGACGCCGGGCCGCTTCGTGGTGCGCAAGGATTCCGTGCTGTCCGGCGCGACGCCGGAAGCGCTCGCCGACCGGACCATAGCGGTCGCCGCCGACAGCGCGCATGAGGCCTATTTGAAGAAGTTCTTCCCCGCCTCCACTCTGGCGACCTATCCCAGCGCGCAGCAGGCGCGCACGGCGCTGAAGGAGGGCCGCGCCCATGCGATGTTCGGCGACGCCATCTCGCTGGCCTTTTGGCTGAACGGCGCCGACGCGGCCGATTGCTGCATGTTCAAGGACGGGCCTTACGCCGATCCCGCCTTTTTCGGCGATGGCGTCGGCGTCGCGGTGCGCAGGAACAATGTGGCCCTGCGCCGTGCGCTGGATTACGCGCTGGCGCGCGTCGCGCAAAAGGGCGTCTACGCCGAGCTCTATCTGAAATATTTTCCCGTGGGGCCTTACTGA
- a CDS encoding glycosyltransferase produces MSVNPVDRVSPYPPAPHRDESAVFPRRREPESTLARQRARPAPETPALGAGRPLPPEIAFLAAHGAPLVMLQYGATIARRQGVKADAALIAEGLIPEERFYRILAAELRVPYLDAPPALEPSESLEQDAARGYARLAEEPRGMRWLFAPRGDDIARLVGVTRSSAGRPLFAITRPSHFEEALRRSSARRLAEAAAYSVERVAPELAARRALGGRAPIAFALGNLILLAAWLSPAGSLSRAAAALLALLFLANIGLRLYFCAIRKAARGAAPALEERDLPLYSIIVALYDEAGVVPQLTEALDAIDYPRAKLDVKFVVESDDAATAAALRAAHLRPGWEIIVAPPGAPRTKPRALNVATPFLRGSLVAVFDAEDLPDRGQLRDAAALFAAADENLACLQASLFIHNHRRSWMTAMFCIDYAVLFDVIDRGASAAGLPFFLGGSSNHFRLSALRAVGAWDAFNVTEDADLGLRLARRGYRVRTFASRTQEQAPTRFAALVAQRSRWMKGWMQTALVHCRDPSAYFADLGAARGAVVLALLAGGFIAPLHGPIFLFFLVHDAGFGALLAPKTLVDGLASGLFCLIAAGGLSASVWPRAVAMGEADILWLWPALLRWPLWSLMLSLASWRALRELCVRPFYWDKTEHFPIAGARNR; encoded by the coding sequence ATGAGCGTGAATCCGGTCGATAGGGTTTCGCCGTATCCGCCGGCGCCCCATCGCGACGAAAGCGCCGTTTTCCCGCGCCGCCGCGAGCCGGAGTCGACGCTCGCCCGCCAGCGCGCCCGCCCGGCGCCGGAGACGCCCGCGCTAGGCGCCGGCCGGCCGCTTCCCCCGGAGATCGCCTTTCTCGCCGCCCATGGCGCGCCGCTGGTCATGCTGCAATATGGCGCGACCATCGCCCGGCGGCAGGGCGTGAAAGCCGACGCCGCGCTGATCGCCGAAGGGCTGATCCCGGAGGAGCGCTTCTATCGCATTCTGGCGGCCGAGCTGCGCGTCCCCTATCTCGACGCGCCGCCCGCGCTGGAGCCGTCCGAAAGCCTGGAGCAGGACGCCGCGCGCGGCTACGCCCGCCTCGCCGAGGAGCCGCGAGGGATGCGCTGGCTGTTCGCGCCGCGCGGCGACGACATCGCCCGTCTCGTCGGCGTCACGCGCTCTTCCGCCGGGCGGCCGCTCTTCGCCATCACGCGCCCCTCCCATTTCGAGGAGGCGCTGCGCCGCTCCTCGGCGCGTCGGCTGGCCGAGGCGGCCGCCTATTCGGTGGAGCGCGTCGCGCCGGAGCTGGCGGCGCGGCGGGCGCTCGGCGGCCGCGCGCCCATCGCTTTCGCGCTCGGCAATCTCATTCTGCTCGCGGCCTGGCTCTCGCCGGCCGGCTCGCTCTCGCGCGCCGCCGCGGCGCTGCTCGCTCTGCTGTTCCTCGCCAATATCGGGCTGCGCCTCTATTTCTGCGCGATCCGCAAAGCGGCGCGCGGCGCCGCGCCGGCGTTGGAAGAGCGCGATCTGCCGCTCTATTCCATCATCGTGGCGCTCTACGACGAAGCCGGTGTGGTTCCGCAATTGACCGAGGCGCTGGACGCGATCGACTATCCACGCGCCAAGCTGGACGTCAAATTCGTGGTCGAAAGCGACGACGCCGCGACCGCCGCCGCGCTGCGCGCCGCGCATCTGCGGCCGGGGTGGGAGATCATCGTCGCGCCGCCCGGCGCGCCGCGCACCAAGCCGCGCGCGCTCAATGTGGCGACGCCTTTTCTGCGCGGCTCCCTCGTCGCCGTTTTCGACGCGGAAGATCTGCCCGACCGCGGCCAGCTGCGCGACGCCGCGGCGCTATTCGCCGCCGCGGATGAAAATCTCGCCTGCCTGCAGGCCAGCCTGTTCATCCATAATCACCGGCGCAGCTGGATGACGGCCATGTTCTGCATCGACTATGCCGTCCTGTTCGATGTGATCGACAGAGGCGCCTCGGCGGCCGGCCTGCCCTTTTTCCTCGGCGGCTCCTCCAATCATTTTCGCCTGTCCGCGCTGCGCGCCGTCGGCGCCTGGGATGCATTCAATGTGACGGAGGACGCCGATCTCGGCCTGCGGCTGGCGCGGCGCGGCTATAGGGTCCGCACTTTCGCCTCGCGCACGCAGGAGCAGGCGCCGACGCGCTTTGCCGCGCTGGTGGCGCAGCGCAGCCGTTGGATGAAAGGCTGGATGCAGACGGCGCTGGTCCACTGCCGCGACCCTTCCGCCTATTTCGCCGATCTCGGCGCCGCGCGCGGCGCAGTAGTGCTGGCGCTATTGGCGGGCGGCTTCATCGCGCCGCTGCATGGGCCGATCTTTCTCTTCTTCCTCGTCCATGATGCGGGTTTCGGCGCTCTGCTGGCGCCGAAGACGCTCGTCGACGGCCTCGCCAGCGGTCTCTTCTGCCTCATCGCCGCCGGCGGCCTCTCGGCCAGCGTCTGGCCGCGCGCGGTCGCCATGGGCGAGGCGGATATTCTCTGGCTCTGGCCGGCGCTGCTGCGCTGGCCGCTGTGGAGCCTGATGCTGTCCCTCGCCTCCTGGCGCGCCTTGCGCGAGCTGTGCGTCAGGCCATTCTATTGGGACAAGACAGAGCATTTCCCGATCGCCGGAGCGCGGAACCGATGA
- a CDS encoding ribbon-helix-helix domain-containing protein: protein MTSRRARAPSSRAAHPEPAAEDGKASTVAKHSLVIAGHSTSVSLERIFWEALKAASEEEGCSLAALVARIDAGRGRANLSSALRVYAMERALGRKSG from the coding sequence ATGACAAGCAGACGCGCGCGCGCGCCCTCGAGCAGGGCCGCGCACCCCGAGCCGGCGGCCGAGGACGGCAAAGCCTCGACCGTCGCCAAGCATTCGCTGGTCATCGCCGGCCACAGCACCAGCGTGTCGCTGGAGCGCATTTTCTGGGAGGCGCTGAAGGCGGCGTCCGAGGAGGAGGGCTGCTCGCTCGCCGCCCTCGTCGCGCGCATAGACGCCGGCCGCGGCCGCGCCAATCTCTCCTCGGCTTTGCGCGTCTACGCCATGGAGCGGGCGCTCGGCCGCAAGAGCGGCTGA